The DNA sequence TGcatactttttgtgtgtgtgtgtgtgtgtgtacaaactgttttgtgtttaatccagaataaaaaaattagcTTATCCTGAATCAGTAGTTTTTacttaaagacaaaaacacattagaaTAATCTAACATTAAACGGAAAATGCAATTATCATATATCTTTGTCACCTCACACACCATACGCACAAAAATTGTCCACTCATACTAAATCTAAAACAAGACGTGTCCTCTACCATGTGTATTTTATCAAATAACCTACTTAAAAgacatttcttcttttcaatTATGAAACACGTTCATTAATTTAATGAACTAACCGTTTGAAGACATCACCAAagtagaaaaacaataaaaactcaTCATAACGGCAATCTCTAAGACATTACAGTTCAACACTGTCCAcaaactaattattatcatcatcatttttaagtgtttgttaAATTTGTCACAGTTTTCCTAGTCTGGCTCAACGGATGTGCGTCGCTAGGATAAAGACTGACATCCCTCCCCTTATTGCTATCTCTGCTATAGATGGTTAGTGCTGCCCAGGATggttatgattggtttaaagaaatagatagatagatggacttTATTGATGCCAAATTGGTAAAGTAATCtattacaaacaacacagagcaagttacaaacaagccagatctctctatctctcccccccccccctccctagAATAGATaagtggtgtagccagaccatagATTACAGTTTTcccaaaactaaaaataaagtgTCCTCCccgaaataataaataatacactcTTGTACAGAAAGGatctcattaaaataaaatatatatctcTCAAATGTTCAACACAAGATGAAACAAAAACTCTTGCTGGTTGTGTAAAAATTGCTCTCTTCAGAGTCAAACACATCTGTCCTCTCCAGCATCTGGCCTTCTGCAGCGCTAAACTTTGGACACCTTTCTGATTCCTCCTTGACAGACCAGACTCTGCATGACGGGGTCCAGCATGAGTCaagcaaattatttaaaaccctcatttcaacaaaaatgacGCTCGTAGTCCAAGATTCTCCTCCTATTATGACTTGCCCTTCACTGTTGGCCCAAATATTTTCTTCTTGGGTGCAGCAGAAGGTTGTTGGGGTCTGGGTTTCGGAGCAGATGCAGGTTTTTTAGGTTTGGGCTGCATGGATTTGAGGCCCAGGATCTCACAGTATTTGTTGCACTGGTGCAAAGCCTTGAACTGTTCGATGAAGGAGGTGGCACAGTTTCCTTTGAAGCCCTTatatctaaaaagaaagaaacaattaaTTTATCAATTTGTAGGTCTCAACAATTTGCAACTGTTATTGgtcttaaaagaaaaactcaccCTTTCTTAGAGGTGGCTATTCCAACATCAGTGAGCCTCATTCCCACTCCTGAAAACCACAAAAGCAGACTGACATTTAGTTTAAGTGTAATTTAAAGCACAGGAGGAtttgcagggggaaaaaaaactgtttgaacttatacacatttcaaaatatctaTGTGACCTTGCATGTCAGTAACCAGCAGGTTGCCCTCAGTCTTATGATAGACCCAGTGCTGGAAAGCACAACATTTCTGTCCAGCCTCTGAGTCGCGTCTCTTCAGGTTGATCTCTTTGCCGTCCTTGACCGAATACTTGACAAAGTCACCAATCAGCTCCTCCTCCAGCGTGGCGTATGGGATGTCGTTGGATGGACGATGAACCAGGTAGATGGGAATGATCCTGGTGGATGCATAAATCAAAATTGCTTGAGCGATGAGTATATTAAATTATTCTAAAATAAAGGCAGAGATTTCTGCTGCGCATGAAGTTTACAGCTCGTGTCACTCACTCGGGGATCTCTCCGAAGGCTTCCACAGACTGGGCAGCAGTATTATACGCCCTGTTGTACTCTCTTGCTGTATTCTGGACATGGCACTCCTACAGAGGAAAAAGTCAATTACAATACTTTCTATGTTTGAAGTACTGTGGACACATGATCATAAGTCGAAGACTCTATGACTCTCTCATGAAAtatttgataaaagaaaaaagcagttttattgtatttaaactCACAATGGGATGATAACCTGATGGCTCCAAGTGTCACATGTTGCATATTATGTCTTAATATAAATTTGACTATTTGATCAAAATTGTATGACATTGCATGAAAAGGTTGAGCAAAAAACATGTAACTCTTAGCAGACAGAAAGTGTAGTTTATGAAACCTCCTTAATATTTGACTGTATGTGGCATTTCTCAACAAAATCTGTAATATTTTGTCACCAATTGTCTGTCACTGAAGAAAAAAGGCATTGTCCAAAGCATTGTTAAATTAGTGTTGTAGCAATATTGTGATTATGTCACCGTATATTAATTAGTTCATCCCATTTCCATAATTCTGTGGCATAAAAAGTATTAGGTGGCATGTAATGAGATTGGTTCCCAAAGAGGACTCTTATGCACATAATGCAATTACGCTTGGAGTTATGAAGCACTTTGGGAGAGTCCCACGATGTTCCTACCTCTACAGCCAAGGAAAAGTTTTTCTGAACGAGCTCGTCATTGTTCTTGGTCCCATAGCTGATAGCGTTGTGTACTTTGAGCACACAGGAGCGTCCAGGTAGCAACAGAGGTATCTGACCCGCCTGCAGCTTGGTTCGGAAAGCCCGCCGGTGCATCCCCTCCCCAAAGTGGATCTTTTCAGTGATGATGCTGGCATGTTGGTTCTCTCCAAAGTGTTGATCAGATAGAAAATCTTCTTTGAAAATCAGCCCGCAACAGTGGACATCCTCTTCTTCACTACCAACCTCTACAGGGGcagctagaaaaaaaaagagatttcttatctgtcaaaacaaaaaattgggCCGGGCTTTTATCGCTGAACTATGTACACTAATAAGGATTCTAGGATCATAACTCACATGAAATGGTCTTTGGAGATGCAGGGATGACAATCTCACTAAGCActgtaaaatagtaaaaaataagaaatgcagTCTTTGATGTAAAATGTGTTGGATACACATTTAAACCGCATATATATCATGATAGTTGTTATAGTTAAATCATGTATACCTTCATATGTAAGCAGATAGTCCAGGGTGACTGATCCATGTAAACTAGTGAGCCGACACTTATACATGCCCAAGTCTTTGTGAGAAACGTTGGGGATGGTCAGTGACACTCTGCTCTCGTCCCCTGCACTTCAGAGAAAGGTACAGTGTTACAAAATGCACCATGCAAAGTCACTAATCTCtacacaacatcaacaacaacccTCTGGCATTGcatttgaaatgttaatttcCTCTGACATTTAATTATACACTGTACGTTATGATTATCCAGGGTCCCTTCTATGCCACATGCCAAAATGAATTGGGTCTTCTGGTATTTTACTGCATAGGTTGCTCCAATTTTTGAAAAATGGTCATGTCAAACAGAGTATTACGCAAATGAAGGTAGCTGGACATATGACGTGCAGGTCACAAAATGGAAGTGACTGACTGCTTTGCATAGATTGCAAACGTAAAATCATACTTTTTTCCTGCTGTCAAAGTGTTGCAAGAgatttttttcctacttttctCCTACCTTATATTACTGCCCGCTAACATGCTGTAGATCAGTGATTCTTAGGAGTACTTGTATTTTTCAGGGGTATGTGGAAAGATTTTGAAGTTAActcagttcatttaaaaaaagatacatttttatacaatttaaaaatctaCTTTTAATCCACATATTGAGTCAGCTGTTACACCTGAACACCTGTGAGAGTAGATAAAAACTAGGACTAGAAAGCAAGCAGAAACGTTTTGCAAAAAGTGGTAAACAATTGAAATTAGCTTAGCTAAAAGTATTTAATGAAAGGATGAAAATGGAAAGCTACGGATAAATGTTTGTAAGCTAATAGTTGGCTAAAAGTAACATTGATGGataaacgtttttaaaaatTAGCTTAAAGTTAATGACAAAATAACGTCATTTAGTTTAAAGTAGTAAACAGTTGAAATTCTCAGCTAAAATTGATAGCTATACATGGCTAAAATAGTCAATTTTGACTGAAGTAAATGATAAATGATTGTCCAACTAGCTAAGTGGTAGCTAGTAGCACAAATGCTAACTCCGGTGATGTTGATGAAGAACTCAAGTTCAGTTTTAAGGGACTGCGGAGCTACGTCAGAGAGAAAGTAAGGAGCCATGCCGTAGCATCATTTAAATCACTAAAATTAGTACATATTTGGGGTGTAAAGCTGAGTCATGTGAACGTATTAAGTAAAAATGGCATGggagaaaatacattaaaatacattagatTACAATCATGTAAAATGAAATACCTTATCTTGCTCTCAGACAGGACAGTGTCCCCTCTGCTCCAGGTGACAGTGTGGTGGGAAAAGACAGGAGCAAACTGACACGATAGGCACAGACTCTGGGGGTCCCCGCTCACTGACACTGCCTGGATAGGCTGCCCTACCTTGGGGACTGGAGACATTGTCATATGCTTTTGTTATGAGATCTTCACGTACCATCATGCAGGAGAACTTGTGTTTATGATGTTTCATGGAAGAGTCTTAGCATAAAAATACTCTGTGTTTTACCTTCCTTAGGTGGGATTTTCTGTTTGACCACTTCACTGTACGCCTTTTTGCGAGTTGCCCCAGTATCTACCTTGGGCTCCTCTCCCTTTGTCTGAATGGAGGTTTCTGGCTTTGGAAGTTTAGACTCCAAAACACTGACAATCTTTCCAAACTTATCCTCCGACAGGCGTCGTCTTTTAATAACATCGTCGTTCAGAGGACTGGTGAAGTTCTTCAGCTGGTGGTCTTTGTGATCTTTTTGATGCTGAGGTTGTTCTCCTCGGGAAGCTTTAGCTTTAGCCTCTGGTTGCTGGGACTTTTTCTCCACTGACTGATCACTGTCCTTGTGAGACTTCCCAGCGCCCAGCTTGGCCTCAAACATATCAATCCTTCCTTTTGCAGTGTTTGGTTTTGCTCCATTCTCCACTTCAACCAGTGGCTCAACCACACTTTTCACTCCTGTTGCATTCGTagcatgtttctttttcttcttgccGTGTGGCTTGTTTGGTGCCTTCTCAGATGCCACACCAGTCTCAATCACCAATTTAGCCTCCTTGTCCTCAAGCCTGACTGGTGTGTTCTCAATGGTGTGATTTTCCACAATAAGAGGATGGGTTTCTTGTTGTTTGCAGACCTGCTGGTCTGAAACATGGTGAGATAAATTCTCCTGTTTCTTGGAAACATGTGCACCATAATGATGACCAgctgttttgtcctttttggaGCGTGTTTTGTTCTCTGAGGTGGACTTATGGGTTTTGTGTGGCATCttttcagctgttttcagtttcaactcaGATTGTATGGCTTTTGCGATGGGTTTTGGAGCCCTTGAGACAAATGGGTCATTTAGATCTAAAGTTATGAATGCAATGCGGTTCCTCTCTGAGATGATGCAATGATCTGCAGGCACATCAGCCAAGTTTGATAGTTCTCCACTGAGGTCATGAATCTCCTCAATTATTGTTTTCCTCGCAGGGACAAAGTCCAGTTGTGCCTTGGGTGAAGATTTCCCAGCAGACTCTGttgtatttccctttttatgaATCAAATCCTCATCAAATTCAAGAGATGTTTTCTCAGTAATCCCATCCGAGGCTGGCCAGAGAGCACAAGGTTGTACGTGATCAGAACAAAGGTTTCGGTCGTCATTGAGAGACCTTTTGGAACATGTTTGATCTCTTTCCAAACAGCTTGCCCGAAAGAAGAGGGAGGAGTCGATACCGAGAGGAGCTAAGGGCATAATAAATTTAGGACCTCTCCACTCTGGCTCCACCTGACATGCTCCGTCAAGGTCCGGCAAAGTGTCAGACGACACGTGTGTGTGGAGGCCTGGTTGTGTGTGCACACCTGGAACCTGTGAATTTTTCAGAGTGTGTTTGGTGAGGAAAAGAAGATCTGTTGAAGGTTCAGTTCCTTTACGATCAACCCCAGCTGTTCCAGGTTTCCTTTTGGCTTCTTGCTTGGCTACCAAATCTGGCTGGGAGACACTGTGTTCATCTGTCACTTCACACACTTCATCTCCAAAGGGCTGATAAGGAAAGTaaacaaatattaattaaaatgagaTAGTAATGTTAAGTGAGATTGAGATTATAGTTGTCATGCGTTTGAGTAAAAGACTGTCTGAATCCACTAAGACTGTCATATGATAGTATACACATATAATACtacatttataattattattgtgtGTTAATATGTGTCTTCtacttttaaattttcttttttaaagatttcaaaTCTTGAATCTAATAATAGTGTTGAAGTGCTGGCATCAATAGCACCAAACAGGTAATTGTTTTAAAGGCAGATCCTgcagaaataacaaaaacatgccGTAACATTCAGATCCATTCAACACATACCTTTCTATAAAGCAACAAAGCAGACGTTCATGAAATACCATGCTTCTATATCCCACAGTCCATGTGTCCTGCATGCAACTGAGACCACACTGTTGCTGTTATAGACAGGAGCTCCAGCTATGCCTTGAGCACCTAAGCCAATCAAAAGCAGTCTCCTAGGCCCATGGACCTGTTGTTGTCCTGATCCTGGGTTTTTCAAGGAGATGAGGTGGGGTGTGTTAAAGGGTATGtatgtaaagagagagagagagagagagagagagtaagagagggTCATGTTCCAGTCCTCAGCTGTGATCTCCACTCACCCCTCCACCCTGACACGCCACGGATGGATGCTATTATCATTGAACTCTCGCTATTATTAGATGCCATTTCTGTCCATCTGAAGTTTTCCTCTCATgctctctctgtttcctttAGCACAAACAGCTGTCAGTCTTTAAAATTGGAGCCAGAGGACAATAATACAGAATCAAGCCTTGGTGAGAGTCCTTCATGGGTGCAAAATAAGTGGCTCCAACCCAAAGCAAGGCGACAATACTCGTGGGTCTCATACGTGGATTTTACTCTCCATGTACCTCCTGACTGGCTATCAATACTGTAGGTATGACAACACTGTCAAGGGCAAGAGCTCTCCAAGCTCATGACGGATTAATCTGTTGGCCAGTACGACTGATGTGAAGGTGATTGCTGTTATTCTCTCTTTTGTGAAGCGTGAATCTTTCTACTTCTCTTTTGCTCTGTCTGCCACAGACTTTGGAGAAAGggatgtgtgtttgagagtgtgtgtggagagtgTGTGTTCGACcggacacaacaacaaaaaaataccgTCCCCAAGTTTAGTTTTGTGAAATGCACTCATATGTCATGCGTTTCACTTAAAGCAGAGCACACATTtccacatttcaaatttaaatatatacaataagtCATCTTACCTCTTCAACTACTAGCTCACTATGTGCATTTTGTCCCTCCAAATCTGTATCCTCTATTATATTCAGTATGATTGGATCTTCTTCATTGCTCATGAAATTATCGGACTCAACAAATCCTCCAAAATGAGAAAGGTCCAGTTCAGCAGAAGAAGTAGATCCAGGTATCTCATCCACACTGTATCTTCCAGGAGAGGCCACCGTGCCAGCGGATGATCCCATGGATGAGTGCTTCTGTGTTGGGCATGGAGTGTGCTCAGCATGGCTGCTCTGGATCTCTTCTAGCACATTTTCTCCTTGTGTGGTAGCTGTCGAATCACACAAGGATTCAAGGCTCTGGGTGCCCTCGAGGCAGCTCTGCCCAGAGAGGACAGAGCTCTCTGGGATGTTTTGTGCCTCTATAGGCTGATCGTGGACACCCATGGGTGGCTGTGTTTGAGACTTCGCTGCTGGCTcctcacttttttcttctttagatGTCTCAATTTCCAAATGTGTATTTACCTCTGCTAATGCCTTTGTCAGAGCATCTATTTCAGCCCCTATCTCTGTGAAGGCAGCTGTGAAGTCCTCTGGTGGAGCCGCGATGATCCCAGCCCAGTCTGAGAGTGCACTTGCCCAGCTGTCCACTGATGACCACCTCTCAACAGGTGGACCCCAACCTTTGGTGTCATCACTGGACCAGCCAATCCCGTTGCTACCATCAGGGTTGTAACCTGATTCTCCTGGGGGAAAAGACAAGTCACCAGTGAGCCCTCCTTGCATCAAAGAATATCCCGTCTTGTCTAAAACATCCCTATCTTCTGTATCCTCACCGGCTAGATACTGGCATGCGTCCAGCCACAGCTCTATAGGGCTGTCGCTTCGCTGTGGTTGGGGGGTTAAATCTGTGACCTCTCCTTTCCCTTGACCACCATCATTTACCGACATCAAGCCTGCCTCACAGGCATCCACAGCAGGTGGTCTGAGCTTTGCATGGTGGCTCACGTCTGACTCATGGTCCACCATAGCTTGTTCCGCACTGGAGCCACGATGGCATTGTGTCACCACATGGTCTGAATCACCAATCAGGACATGTGCATTGTAGTCAttttgtgatgatgtggggtatTCAGGACATTGAATCTCCTGGGGATTAGGGCTCAAGATGAAGTCATGTGTGTcactttcaaaaatataaaggtCTGACACAGGAGCTATAGCTGTTTCACTCTCCAAACTATCTGACTGATGTGATTCTGACcttaaaaggaaaatggcttGACTGTGTTCTGAGCTGGAGAGAGTCTCAGTGAGAGATGGCTCCGTCGTACCCTCAGAAGTAGATGACGACACCCCAAGAGGTTCAGGTGTACTATTGTGTTGTATGAGTGAAAAGGAGAGAGATGATTCTTGTTTAACGTGAAAAGATTTGGATAGAGGGGAAACAAAGTCACGAGAGAAGTGCGGTAAAAGAGGTAATACAGGTTCTGATAAGCCAATATAGCTGCAAACCCTAAAATCATCATGGTTTGCAGGCTCGGTGCAAAGTGGTGAACACTCTGACATGTTATAACTGGATGAGCCTGTGCTTTTCTCTTGAGAGAGGCATTTGGCAATGTTTGATAAAGGCTCAGTGGATTTGTCTTTGGGGTCTGAGAGATCTGACACAGCCTCTGCTCCTTTCTTACATGCAGACAGCTTGTCTTCCTTGGGACTGTGCAAAAGACATAGAGGGTCTAAATCCTCAGTTTGAATGTCTGATGGTGACGGCATTTGGTCATCCATGCAAAGGAGTGAAAGATCTATTAAGACTTAGTTGTGCTGCCAGAAAAGATTGTCAGCGGCAAAACTCCATCTGTCAAACAGCAACTACAGGCCAAGTTTTGGGACAAATGGCATAAAGGTCTGCGCACGGATTGTTCGGCCTTGACTTTTCCGGTGTCATTTTGTGTACCGGGTCCAACTGTGTCCGTAGATCCTGAAATTCAGTACCTGCAAAGTGAAGACAGACAGTCAAATATTCTTTCGTCTGAGCCTCTTGTGTATATTTACCTCTTCAATCTGAAATATTTGAAGGCCTACTATCTCCCTCTAACTATTTATCTTGTTGATGCATGTTGCATCTATTTTGGAAGCATTTAAAGGACACAACCTTATCAACAGAAAAGCTTCCGGTTGTTGTTACCTAGTAGCTGATAAAAACGCCCTGCGTttggtgtttgtgttgctgctgcagaCTACACACACTAATTAGGGCCGGAGCGCCGATAGTGGCAAAAGCCAGCCAACAGCcagaaaaattattttttctttcttctggcaaatgaattgccttttttaGGGGCTTAACATAtgcaaaaactcaccaaaattggcGGCTGCATCAATCCTGGTgaaaaattacttattttaagggtttttaaaaatattgagcCCCTGCAGGACGTTTAACGTAGACCAACAAAACTTTGTACATATATGAGGCATGTCAAGATGTACAAAGAACGTCATTGGAGCCATaacctaaacccaacaggaagtccgcctTGTTGAATGGAATGTTTGAAATTTGTGTGATTTGGGCCATTTCCACATCTCATattttaacaaactcctccaaGAGAGTTCATctgatcaacttcaaatttggtctgtgccatgTTAAGacgttaaagatgaaaagttattaagagaaacatttttcattatagGGCATGGCCCTGGCAGGACGGCCATTTTGTGCGTTTTGCCATCGAatcaggaagtgggtgtaacaaCTTGTTCAGTACAAGATTGACTATTGGTCATAGCGCCCCCCCcgctggcaacaggaaatcagcctcatatgacaaacatcatccgatttacatgaaacttagaatgtgtggtctacTAAACCGGACCCTATACCTTAACCACGCCCATATGCTCAGCCACGCCCCATTTGCATGGtgtttgaacattttaacataGAGTCTTGTGTGACATATCATTGAACTAtgcagagacttcctttttcattggtttGGCCTGTCCCCTATGCTTTTATCCACGCCCCCTTTCGCAGCTAATATTTGTATTacgtagagtcttgtgtgagatatcattgaactcagcagagattTTCCTTTTCATTGATGACAAgttgcagtgtctgagtgctGCGCAAATGCACGGCAGCAAGGGGTGCGAGGGCCCGTCCAGTGCTGCTGGCAGCTTCAATTTCTGTTGTCTTGCACAACTGACAGTTAGTAAAACATGCATTATCTATGTTCATCTTTTAAATAACCTGGATCAGTCACTGTTAGATATTTACCAGATAAAAAAAAGGAGTTACAAACATATTGAGAGATTTGTTAAGAATATGTGGTATTACTCATTAGTTCAAAGGTAGTACATTGCAGCACATGATTTGTAAGGAAAGTACAATTCAATCCGGTTTCTGCTACTAATCTGTAATGCAGTCGGAATAAACCAAACTTTTGCATTTCAGGCTCTTCTGAGTTGTTCTAACATTTATACTTGAAAACCATTTAGCAGATAATCTGCAGCTTTAATTAATACCAACCTTATATGGGATATTTATGAAGCTGCAATATTCGTTGCTAATTCCCTCAACATTCATGAAACTCCAATCCTCATAATTTGGTAAAGCATGGCTTCACATAGTTCTTATTAGATACATCGGATGAGTAACACCAGGGctgtttctttatattttatctGTTTCGTGTTGATGTTTTTAGATTACAGCTGCTAGTATTCAGAGACTTAATGTGGCTGTAAAACCATAGCTGTATCTGAATTCACATTGCTTGTGTTAGCAACCTGACAGGGGTGGTATGAAGTGTTGACGTAGGAGGCTTCAAAACATGCACCCTGATATACAAGATTGCAGGAGATGGAACTGGTGGCACAGACACTGGAAAAATACCAGCACATCTTCACCCATGACCTGCATTTGTTACATTCCTTCTGCAGTAAAGGACACCTAGAAGAGCCCTCCCGCCTGAAATGTTTACTATGGAATATAGATCCTAACTTTAGTAAGTCTATCGACAAACACCTTGAAAATAAACTCTACATGATTTTCAagctgcaaaacacaaaatgctaatcttttctttaaatgaatccAATCTGTTTGATTTACAATCAAATGTACTACACTGACTCCATATTAACATTAAGTATTGGGGTGCATATGGTCATATATATCTGAGTTGAAACCTACTTTTAGGCACTTGGGTGGTTTTAACTTAATCAGAAATCAATGTTGTTGATGTGGTTGATTAGTGCATTTGATAGGACTTGATCTGTACtgacataaaacaataaagatGTCAGCACCTGTGGGACTGAAAGCAAGAAAGTGTAATTTGATCTCGTTTTGACTGCCTGTGCCAAAATAGATCCATCCTTGGTCACACAACACCCCCAGGATCCTGCTGCATCTTTAAGCCTCTGGAGAGTATGTGAACAACTTGTTTTAAAGACGTGAGCTCAAgtcaattaataatttaaaaagctgCCTTTACATGTAAGACTTTATCAACACCAACTAGCTATAAATGAGcagaaaactgaacaaaaaagtcaaaaattcaTCATACTTGTAAATCCTTTTAAGGTATTAATATTGACAAAAGTGTATCATGCAGCAGTGTGAGACAAAGCAATGTAATTGACAACATTCACCATTTCCAAAGACAATTTCACAAACACTTCTAATAAGTTACCTTACAGCTGTATCACATgtgattaaaatattaatactCAAGGTATTAAAACAGTTGTCTCAGCCTTTAAAGGGGATTTTCAGCCATGCATGTATTACGTACCCTAGTCATAGCCGTGTGGTTGTGGATATGGACCTATGATGTAGGACCTCAATGTGAGCTCAGGCTAGAGATGGGGCGTGAGTCTAATTTTAGCTGTTGTCCCCCACAAGTACACAGTCAGTTACCTGATATTGCGGACGTGTGGCGATCTTGAACATTGAACTCTCAATGTCTATATTTACAGGCTGTTTGAGTGTTTCAGTGGCCTACTTTACATACAAAGATCTTGACTTGTGGGTggtaaagacatttaaataagaGAAGTATATCACTCTGACCAGGGAGAGAAATAATGAGATCCAAGCACACACTGAAGTACTAATTAAGGTTTAGATGGTAATTTTGCCACAATTAAACATCCTGTATCCAAGACACAGAAATATTGAAATGTTAATTATACTCATGTCTGTCTAACTCAAACCCATTATATAAAACAGAATGAAGAAAATGGAGACAAACAGCTAATACTGTTGGCTAAAACTTAAGCTAAGCACTTAAGTAAATACTCACTACTAATTTTCTGAAGATTACAATAAGCTTGTACACATGTTTGTTAATTATATTTTGTGGGAAAAACATCTAGCAGACAGTGTTCATATCAACTTACATTCATTAGGTGCAAATaaccaaataaatgaaaaaaatgaaaggttaCAGCTTCGAAAAATATGTattgagtttttttccccactaaaacaatgtaaaacaagGTAAATTCTGATATAGATATGTGTTTACAATGCACTTGTGACATTGAGGGTCACATTTATGGTACCATTATTGCCTCTCTGACTGCCTGGCTAAGCAACAATACACTGTTGTCACTGGCCATAATCACCTAATGAGGACAGACCTTTCTTGgcttttatgtaaaattattaGTTGTCAATTACCTCATTTCACCCTGGCGTGACAGTGATTCAATGCGACTTTGCCTCTGATTTAGCCAAATTACTCATCTCATAAGCAGTAAACACGAGTGAATCGCTAATGACATAATTTGAATGGTCCAATAATtcttatttgtttgtatttatttaatttttttaaatttagttagAAAGTGATACTTTGTTGTTTGTACTTAAAGACATTCGACAATCATGCTTTTTCTCACCAAGCTCCCAAAGTccataagaaaaatataatataattgtggcatcttttgtcacatttaacgTTTTTTATTCTAACAATACTAATGTTTGTGTGGttgactttcttcttcttcttcgcaCCTAAACTATCTTCCATTATcttccagaaaaaaataaaaaataaaatgttgtttcataaaaacagtgaaagaaaGTTCTGTAAGTTATGGCTCTTACGTCTTTGTTCCTGTGACAGGTGGAGGGGGTGTCAACCTTTACTGCTTTACTGTAAAATCACGGTGATGTAACAAG is a window from the Etheostoma cragini isolate CJK2018 chromosome 16, CSU_Ecrag_1.0, whole genome shotgun sequence genome containing:
- the alpk2 gene encoding alpha-protein kinase 2 gives rise to the protein MDDQMPSPSDIQTEDLDPLCLLHSPKEDKLSACKKGAEAVSDLSDPKDKSTEPLSNIAKCLSQEKSTGSSSYNMSECSPLCTEPANHDDFRVCSYIGLSEPVLPLLPHFSRDFVSPLSKSFHVKQESSLSFSLIQHNSTPEPLGVSSSTSEGTTEPSLTETLSSSEHSQAIFLLRSESHQSDSLESETAIAPVSDLYIFESDTHDFILSPNPQEIQCPEYPTSSQNDYNAHVLIGDSDHVVTQCHRGSSAEQAMVDHESDVSHHAKLRPPAVDACEAGLMSVNDGGQGKGEVTDLTPQPQRSDSPIELWLDACQYLAGESGYNPDGSNGIGWSSDDTKGWGPPVERWSSVDSWASALSDWAGIIAAPPEDFTAAFTEIGAEIDALTKALAEVNTHLEIETSKEEKSEEPAAKSQTQPPMGVHDQPIEAQNIPESSVLSGQSCLEGTQSLESLCDSTATTQGENVLEEIQSSHAEHTPCPTQKHSSMGSSAGTVASPGRYSVDEIPGSTSSAELDLSHFGGFVESDNFMSNEEDPIILNIIEDTDLEGQNAHSELVVEEPFGDEVCEVTDEHSVSQPDLVAKQEAKRKPGTAGVDRKGTEPSTDLLFLTKHTLKNSQVPGVHTQPGLHTHVSSDTLPDLDGACQVEPEWRGPKFIMPLAPLGIDSSLFFRASCLERDQTCSKRSLNDDRNLCSDHVQPCALWPASDGITEKTSLEFDEDLIHKKGNTTESAGKSSPKAQLDFVPARKTIIEEIHDLSGELSNLADVPADHCIISERNRIAFITLDLNDPFVSRAPKPIAKAIQSELKLKTAEKMPHKTHKSTSENKTRSKKDKTAGHHYGAHVSKKQENLSHHVSDQQVCKQQETHPLIVENHTIENTPVRLEDKEAKLVIETGVASEKAPNKPHGKKKKKHATNATGVKSVVEPLVEVENGAKPNTAKGRIDMFEAKLGAGKSHKDSDQSVEKKSQQPEAKAKASRGEQPQHQKDHKDHQLKNFTSPLNDDVIKRRRLSEDKFGKIVSVLESKLPKPETSIQTKGEEPKVDTGATRKKAYSEVVKQKIPPKEVPKVGQPIQAVSVSGDPQSLCLSCQFAPVFSHHTVTWSRGDTVLSESKISAGDESRVSLTIPNVSHKDLGMYKCRLTSLHGSVTLDYLLTYEVLSEIVIPASPKTISSAPVEVGSEEEDVHCCGLIFKEDFLSDQHFGENQHASIITEKIHFGEGMHRRAFRTKLQAGQIPLLLPGRSCVLKVHNAISYGTKNNDELVQKNFSLAVEECHVQNTAREYNRAYNTAAQSVEAFGEIPEIIPIYLVHRPSNDIPYATLEEELIGDFVKYSVKDGKEINLKRRDSEAGQKCCAFQHWVYHKTEGNLLVTDMQGVGMRLTDVGIATSKKGYKGFKGNCATSFIEQFKALHQCNKYCEILGLKSMQPKPKKPASAPKPRPQQPSAAPKKKIFGPTVKGKS